The Nerophis lumbriciformis linkage group LG03, RoL_Nlum_v2.1, whole genome shotgun sequence genome includes the window cctcggggtttgaacctgacaactattAGGATACCCAACTAGCCCACAGGTGTCAAGTGAagtgaaatgaattatatttatatagcgctttttctctagtgactcaaagcgctttacatagtgaaacccaatatctaagttacttttttaaaccagtgcgggtggcactaggagcaggtgggtaaagtgtcttgcccaaggactaggatgtggaagcgaggatcgaacctggaacccttaagttgctggcacggccactctaccaaccgagctataccgccccaaactcaaggccccggggggccagatctggcccgcaaacacctggaaatgatatgtctcAATAAAGTCAATATACGTACTGCTTGAAAtttcataccttttaaactttaagagtatccaatattgcaacaaatattactcaTTATGTTTTGCATGTGGTGAATATTTATCTTAATCGTGGAACCACCAGTTgaagtaaatagtggtatttcatttGGAGCACATAATAAAATAGGGCCCCGTAAGTTTgacattcgcatgtggactggaTTAGTTCTCGCGTGGGAAAAGGCAATACATTGGTCCTCGGTACGCAAAATGATAgctctatccttgagaagagactacgtgTTTAACTTAAGTTATGTTAATCGTGGAACAACCAGTTgaagtaaatagtggtatttcatttGGAGCACATAATAAAATAGGGCCCCGTAAGTTTGAATTTTCGCATGTGGACTGGATTAGTTCTCGCGTGGGAAAAGGCAGTACATTGGTCCTCGGTACGCAAAATGATAgctctatccttgagaagagactacgtgTTTAACTTAAGTTATGTTAATCGTGGAACCACCAGTTgaagtaaatagtggtatttcatttGGAGCACATAATAAAATAGGGCCTCGTAAGTTTgacattcgcatgtggactggaTTAGTTCTCGCGTGGGAAAAGGCAGTACATTGGTCCTCGGTACGCAAAATGATAgctctatccttgagaagagactacgtgTTTAACTTAAGTTATGTTAATCGTGGAACCACCAGTTgaagtaaatagtggtatttcatttGGATCACATAATAAAATAGGGCCCCGTAAGTTTgacattcgcatgtggactggaTTAGTTCTCGCGTGGGAAAAGGCAGTACATTGGTCCTCGGTACGCAAAATGATAgctctatccttgagaagagactacgtgTTTAACTTAAGTTATGTTAATCGTGGAACCACCAGTTgaagtaaatagtggtatttcatttGGAGCACATAATAAAATAGGGCCTCGTAAGTTTgacattcgcatgtggactggaTTAGTTCTCGCGTGGGAAAAGGCAGTACATTGGTCCTCGGTACGCAAAATGATAgctctatccttgagaagagactacgtgTTTAACTTAAGTTATGTTAATCGTGGAACCACCAGTTgaagtaaatagtggtatttcatttGGAGCACATAATAAAATAGGGCCCCGTAAGTTTgacattcgcatgtggactggaTTAGTTCTCGCGTGGGAAAAGGCAGTACATTGGTCCTCGGTACGCAAAATGATAgctctatccttgagaagagactacgtgTTTAACTTAAGTTATGTTAATCGTGGAACAACCAGTTgaagtaaatagtggtatttcatttGGAGCACATAATAAAATAGGGCCCCGTAAGTTTGAATTTTCGCATGTGGACTGGATTAGTTCTCGCGTGGGAAAAGGCAGTACATTGGTCCTCGGTACGCAAAATGATAgctctatccttgagaagagactacgtgTTTAACTTAAGTTATGTTAATCGTGGAACTACCAGTTgaagtaaatagtggtatttcatttGGAGCACATAATAAAATAGGGCCTCGTAAATTTgacattcgcatgtggactggaTTAGTTCTTGCGTGGGAAAAGGCAGTACATTGGTCCTCGGTACGCAAAATGATAgctctatccttgagaagagactacgtgTTTAACTTAAGTTATGTTAATCGTGGAACAACCAGTTgaagtaaatagtggtatttcatttGGAGCACATAATAAAATAGGGCCCCGTAAATTTGAATTTTCGCATGTGGACTGGATTAGTTCTCGCGTGGGAAAAGGCAGTACATTGGTCCTCGGTACGCAAAATGATAgctctatccttgagaagagactacgtgTTTAACTTAAGTTATGTTAATCGTGGAACCACCAGTTgaagtaaatagtggtatttcatttGGAGCACATAATAAAATAGGGCCCCGTAAGTTTgacattcgcatgtggactggaTTAGTTCTCGCGTGGGAAAAGGCACTACATTGGTCCTCGGTACGCAAAATGATAgctctatccttgagaagagactacgtgTTTAACGTAAGTTATGTTAATCGTGGAACAACCAGTTgaagtaaatagtggtatttcatttGGAGCACATAATAAAATAGGGCCCCGTAAGTTTGAATTTTCGCATGTGGACTGGATTAGTTCTCGCGTGGGAAAAGGCAGTACATTGGTCCTCGGTACGCAAAATGATAgctctatccttgagaagagactacgtgTTTAACTTAAGTTATGTTAATCGTGGAACTACCAGTTgaagtaaatagtggtatttcatttGGAGCACATAATAAAATAGGGCCTCGTAAATTTgacattcgcatgtggactgggTTAGTTCTCGCGTGGGAAAAGGCAGTACATTGGTCCTCGGTACGCAAAATGATAgctctatccttgagaagagactacgtgTTTAACTTAAGTTATGTTAATTGTGGAACCACCAGTTgaagtaaatagtggtatttcatttGGAGCACATAATAAAATAGGGCCCCGTAAGTTTgacattcgcatgtggactggaTTAGTTCTCGCGTGGGAAAAAGCAGTACATTGGTCCTCGGTACGCAAAACGATAgctctatccttgagaagagactacgtgTTTAACTTAAGTTATgacctacagtacaggccaacagtttggacacaccttctcattcatgactatttacattgtagattgtcactgaaggcatcaaaactatgaatgaacacatgtggagttttcttcaaaatagccactctttgctcggatgactttttcgcacactcttggcattctctccatgagcttcaagagatagtcacctgaaagggttttcacttcacaggtgtgcttgaagctcatggagagaatgccaagggtgtgcaaagcagcaatcagagcaaagggtggctattttgaagaaactagatttttttttaaaccatcctctctagatatataaagatttgtatttacaacattaataatatactatgcaaatataaaaaaggtaagcttttagtaaaaactaatattttcttcgaattttttgtttgtaattgatttttaatcttcattgtttacttcaagttattccagtatgtctctctctctctatatatatatatatattaatgtatttatttttatacattttggccaaagggggcgcatttcaatttcttacacacacttgttattacatatgttggccagagggggagcacttttaaaacagacacctttttgggaccaccctaatgttgatagatttcaccacccagGGTTGCAAAGGaggcattctctattagatgcaatgattttctgtattgggaccatgatttatgtcatcacttgttcacacctcctcatatggaagctacttttccttgttgatgtctcaagaaggaaatacaacacacacacacacacacacacacacacactttatacaAGCATCAGTCATTTGTCGTACTGTTGACTTACTTTGTGTCATCAGACTGAAAGGCCTGAGAAAAGTACATGCATGTATTTCATTAGTACAAAATACACCAATACCAACCCTACAGTACGTACACTAGTAGTAGTATTTAGGGTTAGTACTAtactacagtggttctcaaactttttttagtACCAGAAATAACTTGGCACtccatcacaggtgtcaaactcaaggcccgggggccaaatctggcccgtcacattattttattttagcctggaaataatatgccttaataaaatgtttaatcttttcttacttgatatatttgttttttcccttttgacataaaaaatcacgtactgcatgcaattacatatatttaaaaattctaaatgatcaaaatcaaaatattatcatgtattctaaaaatattttttgttaaaataaagataaatacagtacttaaatatctgctcaaaacaaattatcaatcaaattgtggactgtaaatagattttacggttaaattccgccgactgaggggttttttttaaccgtaaaatcaactttggtactgttttttccatatacagtaagacactaaaacattaaaaaaaacagacaaaaaaacattaaaacaagaatattttatggtaaaaaaaaattacctgaCAGCTGTTGCTTTAATTTTACCGCTTAAAAACAGTGgtgttgtttctccattccattccatttataccatttttttgtatgttgtaaaaaaacacagcttttactgtaaaaaattctgctgactgagctggcagttttcaaagtaaaatgtttctttgatgtattgtaatccacagaaagattttgtcttgacccgagatcgacaaagcggagaggaagcagggcctgacctccctccaggcaccttttctttgaactgttttatgaccttttctttgaactgtttttaatcaaaggcgatggctgtttacgacccccctcccttagaaacagttgttgccatgtaatcagggaaagtccaaataaaagaggaggcgtacaatctttcgtcagagcgtggtggaagactgtaaaagagtacagcccagatgtttttaaagtttttaaatattttttttgcagtctatgtaaaaaagtatattgttactatatatgttagaataattgtatctaagttatcacaaatctTTGTGTTGCcacgagttcccggcgagaagacaaaagccgtctttgatcctaccaagaagaaggcttgtaaaactccactgtgtaggatgggaagcaacatgaaggtgttctgtttctttgatgtattgtaatccacagaaagatattgtcttgacccgagaactacaaagcggaagaggaagcaggacctgactctcctccagggacctcttctttgaactgttttacgaccttttctttgaactgttttgcggccaaaggcagcacctgtttacgacttccctcccttagaaacagctgttgccatgtaatcagggaaagtccaaataaaagagaaggcgtacaatctttcgtcagagcgtggtggagactgtAAATGAGTACAGCCCAGatgtttttaaagttttaaaaaaatgttttgcagtcTATGTAAAAAAGTATATTGGTACTAtatatgttagaataattatatctaagttatcacaaaactttgtgttgccatgagttcccggcgagaagacaaaagccgtctttgatcctaccaagaagaaggcttgtaaaactccactgtgtaggatgggaagcaacatgaaggtgttctgtttctttgatgtattgtaatccacagaaagatattgtcttgacccgagaactacaaagcggaagaggaagcaggacctgactctcctccaggcacctcttctttgaactgttttacgaccttttctttgaactgttttgcggccaaaggcagcacctgtttacgacttccctcccttagaaacagctgttgccatgtaatcagggaaagtccaaataaaagagaaggcgtacaatctttcgtcagagcgtggtggagactgtAAATGAGTACAGCCCAGatgtttttaaagttttaaaaaaatgttttgcagtcTATGTAAAAAAGTATATTGGTACTAtatatgttagaataattatatctaagttatcacaaaactttgtgttgccatgagttcccggcgagaagacaaaagccgtctttgatcctaccaagaagaaggcttgtaaaactccactgtgtaggatgggaagcaacatgaaggtgttctgtttctttgatgtattgtaatccacagaaagatattgtcttgacccgagaactacaaagcggaagaggaagcaggacctgactctcctccaggcacctcttctttgaactgttttacgaccttttctttgaactgttttgcggccaaaggcagcacctgtttacgacttccctcccttagaaacagctgttgccatgtaatcagggaaagtccaaataaaagagaaggcgtacaatctttcgtcagagcgtggtggagactgtAAATGAGTACAGCCCAGAtgtttttaaagtttaaaaaaaatgttttgcagtctatgtaaaaaagtatattgttactatatatgttagaataattatatctaagttatcacaaaactttgtgttgccatgagttcccggcgagaagacaaaagccgtctttgatcctaccaagaagaaggcttgtaaaactccactgtgtaggatgggaagcaacatgaaggtgttctgtttctttgatgtattgtaatccacagaaagatattgtcttgacccgagaactacaaagcggaagaggaagcaggacctgactctcctccagggacctcttctttgaactgttttacgaccttttctttgaactgttttgcggCCAAAGGAAgcacctgtttacgacccccctcccttagaaacagctgttgccatgtaatcagggaaagtccaaataaaagaggaggcgtacaatctttcgtcagagcgtggtggaagactgtaaaagagtacagcccagatgtttttaaagtttttaaatattttttttgcagtctatgtaaaaaagtatattgttactatatatgttagaataattgtatctaagttatcacaaatctTTGTGTTGCcacgagttcccggcgagaagacaaaagccgtctttgatcctaccaagaagaaggcttgtaaaactccactgtgtaggatgggaagcaacatgaaggtgttctgtttctttgatgtattgtaatccacagaaagatattgtcttgacccgagaactacaaagcggaagaggaagcaggacctgactctcctccaggcacctcttctttgaactgttttacgaccttttctttgaactgttttgcggCCAAAGGCAGCACCTGTTTACGACTTCCcttccttagaaacagctgttgccatgtaatcagggaaagtccaaataaaagagaaggcgtacactctttcgtcagagcgtggtggagactgtAAATGAGTACAGCTCAGatgtttttaaagttttaaaaaaatgttttgcagtctatgtaaaaaagtatattgttactatatatgttagaataattatatctaagttatcacaaaactttgtgttgccatgagttcccggcgagaagacaaaagccgtctttgatcctaccaagaagaaggcttgtaaaactccactgtgtaggatgggaagcaacatgaaggtgttctgtttctttgatgtattgtaatccacagaaagatattgtcttgacccgagaactacaaagcggaagaggaagcaggacctgactctcctccagggacctcttctttgaactgttttacgaccttttctttgaactgttttgcggccaaaggcagcacctgtttacgacccccctcccttagaaacagctgttgccatgtaatcagggaaagtccaaataaaagagaaggcgtacaatctttcgtcagagcgtggtggagactgtAAATGAGTACAGCCCAGatgtttttaaagttttaaaaaaatgttttgcagtctatgtaaaaaagtatattgttactatatatgttagaataattatatctaagttatcacaaaactttgtgttgccacgagttcccggcgagaagacaaaagccgtctttgatcctaccaagaagaaggcttgtaaaactctactgtgtaggatgggaagcaacatgaaggtgttctgtttctttcatgtattgatattgtcttgacccgagaactacaaagcggagaggaagcaggacccgactgccctccagggacctcttctttgaactgttttacgatctttttgaactgttttgtggccaaaggcagcacctgtttacgacccccttcccttagaaacagctgttaccatgtaatcagggaaagtccaaataaaagaagaggcgtacaatctttcgtcagagtgtggtgagactgtacaaagagtacaatccagacgtctctcctcaattgagccaaatttaattctgtctctgtttaattccttgcttcttgtcttgtttaatagatgtcatcagtgtttgaacctgacaatatatattacttattgttaaaagcggccctctgagggcaaccaaaactgcgacgtggccctcaatgaaaacgagtttgacacccctggtctacattgaaatacagtagcatagtaggcctaaatattcatcaaaaacaaggcaggTATAattgatatttttggccactgcaacattacacaaTTTGGGAATATTTAATTACCTGATTCTCTGGCTTACCACTAGATGGCGCCCACATACTACAAGTGGTACcgcagtttgagaaccactgcgaaAGAACGATTCCAATCCCGAGCGCCATGGCCTTACCCATATAAGCAGGAAGGGGTCGCTCTCCGCCAACAGCGACGCCAAGTAGCGCCGGATGCCCGTGGTCTGGCTCAGGTCCTCCCTCAGTTTGGAACAGTCCTCATGCACGCGCTCGATGACCTGCTGTCTGTCCTTCTTGGTTATCTCCATGAGAGCCGCGACCAGTTTCTCCACCTGGACCTGCAGGTCCGAGCCCAGCCGCTCCACTTGGGCGTTTTCCTCCATCAGAGAATCCTAAGTGACAAATCTATAAATCGGTGGTTCTCAAACGTCTTCCACCAAGTCTTCTTGGcccttcaagtaccaccataatcacCAACATTAAGATACGGCAGCATAGTAAGactaagtattaattaaaaacaatgcgGAGGTTTCACTTGACAGGTATATTTAATATTGGCCTTTGTAacaatacacacagtttgaaaatagaaaattaaaaaaaataaaaataaaataaaaatgaaaataaaataaaaataaaaataaaaataaaaataaaaataaattaaaaaaaattaaataagaataaaataagaataaaaataaaataaaaataaaataaaaataaaataaaaataaaataaaaataaaataaaaataaaataaaaataaaataaaaataaaataaaaaattaaattaaaataaaattaaaattaagatacaaataaaaataataaaataatataaaataaaaacaaaaattaaaattaaaattaaaattaaaattaaaataaaataaaataaaataaaataaaataaaataaaataaaataaaataaaataaaataaaaataaaataaaacatttattaattttttttttataaaaaaataaaaatactaaaaaaattacaaataaaaaaaacactgtcctttaatcaagtgatttttttcccactgaTTCTatacatttggatgggtggccaaatacttttgccaatatagtgtatattggaACCTTTCCGAGGAATTAATCCAGTTCTATAGTGAATCGAATCTCTAATCCGgtatcagtatcggtatcagcAACGTTATCGGACTGATACCGACATTTGGAGTTATAAAGATCAGTTTTTGTCGTGCGTTACTCACAGCAATAGTAGAGTTGATGTTGGCAAAGTCTTTGAGGATTTGTTCGCCGTTTTTCAGCTTGTCTTCAGATTTTCCCAGCAGTGTCTGAAGaatatcctaaaaaaaaaaaaaaagcacaacttTATGGATTTCCAGAGCATACACAAAGGAGAAGATAAGAGAGCACACCTTTAGATCCTCCTCCACCTGTCTGAGACCTTTGACTTCGTGCTGAGCATGGCTTCCCTCCAGCAGACAGTCGCCGCACACGTACACCCTCTCGTCGGCGCAGTAGTAGCGGAACACCTCCGTGTGCGTGGGACACTTGCGCCGGGAGACGTCCCCCAGGGGCTCCACCAGCAAGTGGCTGCTGAACGCCGGCCTGTCCAGGTGGTGGCGCAGGTGCTCGGCGCACAGCGACACCTCGCACCTCAGGCAGGTCTTGACGGCCACGTGGACCAGGCCTTCGTCCGCCTCCGGGGAGCAGCAGTCGCACAGCACCTGGCCGTGCTGCTCCGCGCACTGGGGACAGGCGAAGTGGCCCTCGCCCTCGCCCTGGCCGGGGCCGCCCCAGGCCTGGCGGATGCACGCGGGACAGAAGCTGTGGCCACAGGGCAGGGGGTGGGGCTTGCTGAAGAGGTCTCTGCAGACGGAGCAGGTCAGCTCTTCCGTCACGGACGCCATCGTGAGGCGCTGGAGTGGCGGCCCTACGGCGTCCTGAGAACACATTGGAACAATagaaacattaaaacaacgttgagaaattgttgaattaggtcctgacgttaagcaactcaaacataacgttgaaacaacatgctgtttggtGACATTTAagcaatgttggattctgacgttgatttgaccactgaattttggtcaCTTACCAACCAACGTTTTATAACAGAaacgcaacgttgaaacaacatgctttttgacgacatttaatcaatgttggattctgactatttgaccattgaattttggtcatttctcaaccaaaactctacaacacaattacaacgttgaaacaacataatcTTTGGCAACGTttactcaatgtcaggttgtgacgttgatttgaccattgaaatttggtcatttccaaaccaatattctacgacacaaatacaacatgctttttgacgacctttaatcaatgttggattctgacgatttgaccattgaattttggtgatttcccaaccaatattctacaacacaattacaacgttgaaacaacatatttttgactacgcttattcaatgtcgggttctgacgatttgaccattgaaatttggtcatttccaaaccaatattttacaacacaaatacaacgttgaaacaacatgctgtttgacgacgtttaatcaatgtcgggttctgacgatttgaccatcgaattttggtcatttcccaaccaatattctacaacacaaatacaacgttgaaacaatatatttttttacgacgtttattcaatgtcaggttgtgacgttcatttgaccattgaattttggtcatttcccaaccaatattttacaacacaaatacaactttgaaacaacatgctttttgacaacgtttattcaatgtcgggttctgacgttgatttgaccattgaaatttggtaatttcacaaccaatattctacaacagaaacgcaacgttgaaacaacatgctttttgacgacgtttaatcaatgttgggttctgactatttgaccattgaattttggtcatttcccaaccaatattctacaacacatgcaacatgctttttgacgacgtttattcaatgtcgggttctgacgttgatttgaccattgaaatttggtaatttcacaaccaatattctacaacacaaatacaacgttgaagcaacatgctgtttgatgacgtttaatcaatgttgggttctgatgttgatttgaccattgaattttggtcatttcccaaccaatattctacaacacaaatacaacgttggaacaacatgctttttgacaacgtttaatcaatgttgggttcggacgttgatttgaccgttgaattttggtgattttccaaccaatattccacaacacaaatacaacgttgaaacaacatcatttttgatgacgtttactcaatgttaggttgtgacgttgatttgaccattgaaatttggtcatttaccaatcaatattctacaacacaattacaacgttgaaacaacatcatttttgacaacgtttaatcaaagtcgggttgtgacgttgatttgaccactgaaatttggtcatttcccaaccattattctatgACACAAAtactacgttgaaacaacatactttttgacgacttttaatcaatgttgggttctgacaatttgaccattgaattttggtcatttcccaaccaatattctacaacacaaatacaacgttgaaacaacatgctttttgacgacgtttattcaatgtcaggttgtgacgttgatctgaccattgaattttggtcttttcccaacaAACAACTTGGATCCAACGTGGGAcaatcaatttacaaatacaactattttgcaacattgtttcaaaatcagttttaaaggacatgtacgtataatcaatgtcttgtgcctgctgggcaaTATATATTGACAATATTGATAATATCTAACAGTAAGCTGATAATAATAACGGTGTTGTCCAGTTCTATCTTGTTACTtgcgagtctcatttgcaagtgttgGCGTAGATTTTGCATGCAGTTCCAGTTCCAgggcgttagatggcagtagcgtATAGAATAAGGTGTGTTGCCTTTTAGTTAGGAagcagtctttgccattaagttgagtgTGCCAGTCTTATCTTTTGTTGAATccgacaaagtgtttatactgtaagtattgtacttatcactcggagtgcacaaaaaaatcgattcacatcagaATCGTGAATCCTTGATTCATAATTATCAAAATTGGACTTTAAAAAATgatatatgtatagatacatgcatactattGGTGATGctggatcacacacacacacacacacacacacacacacacacacacacacacacacacacacacacacacacacacacacacaccggtggATCTCACGTAAGAGGAAGGTGGGgggttatttattttgcaatatagtCTGAAAGCGCcccttttaagatattcaacactctactgctgtctggtggctaaagtggatagtgcaccccaccCAAATCATCATGTCGCAGTAAACTGTGACA containing:
- the trim110 gene encoding E3 ubiquitin-protein ligase TRIM11, which encodes MASVTEELTCSVCRDLFSKPHPLPCGHSFCPACIRQAWGGPGQGEGEGHFACPQCAEQHGQVLCDCCSPEADEGLVHVAVKTCLRCEVSLCAEHLRHHLDRPAFSSHLLVEPLGDVSRRKCPTHTEVFRYYCADERVYVCGDCLLEGSHAQHEVKGLRQVEEDLKDILQTLLGKSEDKLKNGEQILKDFANINSTIADSLMEENAQVERLGSDLQVQVEKLVAALMEITKKDRQQVIERVHEDCSKLREDLSQTTGIRRYLASLLAESDPFLLIWAFQSDDTKLVPDLNSPLFTPEPVSLDRKHILEEMEGKYGEFISATLRCLSELKRELLTSPLTLDATTAHPLLSVSDDLQLITRLPSRQPHADHPERFDHWPQVLTVQSFSAGTHYWEMEAEGFWDVAVCYKSIGRKGKEGNAFGNNTVSWSLTQQHDRKLAAWHNRKKTRLAHKMTGNRVAVAVDYSSGTITFSEVGPLSNLTHVHTFWTTFTQPVSLGFGLYKSELNSRISFIKV